GGCAGTTCATAGCGCAGGGACACTTGTGAACCTACGTACTGCATGTCCTTTTGAATACCGCGTTTTTCCACACACAAAGTGATGACGTTGCCCAGATACTCCTGAGGTACAAGAATATTCACCTCGGCAATCGGCTCCCTCATCTCTTCGATGGAGCCTACATCGGGTAAGCGCGATGGATTATCTACCATCACTATCTCACCGTCTGACTGTTCAACTTCATAAACCACGGTCGGCGCTGTGGTAATCAGATCCAGGTCGTATTCCCGCTCCAGGCGCTCCTGGATAATTTCCATATGCAGCATGCCGAGGAAGCCACAACGGAATCCAAAGCCCAGGGCATCAGATGTTTCTGGCTCGTAGAACAGGGAGGCATCGTTCAGCGACAGCTTCTCCAGCGCATCCCGGAAAGCCTCATAATCATCTGAACTAACCGGGAACAAGCCTGCATAAACCTGGGGCTTAACCTTCTGGAAGCCCGGCAGCATATCAATATCATCGGCGCCCTTAGCATGGGTCAGTGTATCGCCCACAGGAGCGCCATGAATATCCTTGATCCCTGCCACCACAAAGCCCACTTCACCTGCGCGAAGTACACCGGTTTCGTGGCGCTTGGGTGTAAAGATTCCCACGCTGTCCACAACATGGGCACGACCGATAGATTTGGTGACAATCTTTTCTTTGGTTTTCAGGGTGCCCTGGACAACACGCACCAAGGAAACAACGCCCAGGTAGCTGTCAAACCATGAGTCGATAATCAGCGCCTGTAGAGGAGCATCGACATCGCCTTCCGGCGGTGGTACCGAACGCACCAGATCTTCCAGTACATCCTCAACACCGAGGCCAGACTTAGCACTGCAACGAGTCGCTTCGGCGGCATCGATACCGATAATATCTTCAATTTCTTCGGCAACCTTTTCAGGGTCTGCCTGGGGCAAGTCCATCTTGTTCAAGACAGGGATAACTTCCAACCCCTGTTCAATGGCTGTATAGCAGTTGGCAACCGACTGGGCCTCAACGCCCTGGGCGGCATCTACCACCAGTAGCGCGCCTTCACAAGCTGCCAGAGAACGGGACACCTCATAGGAGAAATCCACGTGTCCGGGGGTATCAATAAAGTTCAGCTGATAGGTCTTACCATCGCGCGCTTCATAGTCGAGCGTCACACTCTGCGCCTTGATGGTAATCCCACGCTCGCGCTCGAGCTCCATGCTGTCCAGCACCTGTTCAGCCATCTCCCGATCGGAGAGGCCACCACAGTCCTGGATAAAGCGGTCAGCCAGGGTAGATTTCCCGTGGTCGATATGGGCAATAATGGAGAAATTGCGGATATGAGAGAGATCTGTGGCCACTGCGGAATAAAAACCCTTGCAAAATCAAATGATTAGCTGGCTATAGTGCCAACTGTGTGGCGCAAGTCTAACAGAACTCATGGACAGAGGTGAGAGCTAGGTGGCCCAATGGGCCACCAATCGCTGGAAAGCGGCTAGCTTTCGATCTTAATTGTACGGAAAGTGGACTGCCCGGCGCGGAAGAAGCGAATCGGCAATAGCTCATCCTCCGGCAGATCCTTGACGACAGTTTTGTAGTCACTAATGTCGCCAACTTCTTCAAAACCAAGTTGCGCGATGATATCGCCACTGCGCAAACCTGCTTTGGCACCAGGCTTGCCTGGAATCACTTGTTTCACCAGCACCCCAGTTTCCACATTCCAGCGCTGCTTCAGGATATCGGGAATTTCCTCAACCACGACTCCCAGGCGCCCACCCACTCCAGAGCTGGGATTGGCTGCCACTTGCCTCGCTTCATCTTCAGAACCTGGTAGGGTGCCGACAGTAACACTCAGACGCTCGGGTTTACGATTGCGGATCAACTCCACCTGGGCCTGTGTACCCGGTCGAATCTGCCCTACAACGTGAGGCAGGTCGCCAAAAACCCCTATCTTCTGACCATGGAATCGCAAAATGATATCACCGGGCATAATTCCCGCTTGAGCTGCGGGCGACCCAGGGCTTACCTGATCGATCAGGGCGCCGGCAGGCTTACCAAGACCCATGGCTTCCGCCATATTGCGGTCGACATTACTGATTCCCACTCCGAGCCACCCGCGATCCACCCGCCCTTTTTCTTTTAACTGGGCAACCACATCCTGGGCAAGGCTTGCGGGAATAGCGAAGGAGAGCCCGATAGATCCGCCACTGCGGGTATAGATCTGAGAGTTGATACCCACTACTTCGCCATCCAGGTTAAAAAGCGGGCCTCCGGAATTTCCGGGGTTAATTGCAACATCTGTCTGGATAAAAGGAACGTAATTCTCGCGGCTCTCATTGGGGATACTGCGCCCCATCGCACTTACGATCCCGGCGCTTGCGGAGTAGTCCAAGCCGAAGGGAGAGCCAATAGCGACAACCCATTCTCCCACCTGTAGTTCTTCGGAATCCCCCCAGCGTACTGACGACAGGTCTTCCGCGTCGATCTTTAACAGGGCCAGGTCGGAGCGCACATCCTTGCCGATAACCTGCGCCTCGTATTCGCGACGATCAGTCAATGTAACGGTTACCTGGTCCGCACCATCGACCACGTGATTATTGGTTACGATAT
This DNA window, taken from Microbulbifer sp. MKSA007, encodes the following:
- the lepA gene encoding translation elongation factor 4 — protein: MATDLSHIRNFSIIAHIDHGKSTLADRFIQDCGGLSDREMAEQVLDSMELERERGITIKAQSVTLDYEARDGKTYQLNFIDTPGHVDFSYEVSRSLAACEGALLVVDAAQGVEAQSVANCYTAIEQGLEVIPVLNKMDLPQADPEKVAEEIEDIIGIDAAEATRCSAKSGLGVEDVLEDLVRSVPPPEGDVDAPLQALIIDSWFDSYLGVVSLVRVVQGTLKTKEKIVTKSIGRAHVVDSVGIFTPKRHETGVLRAGEVGFVVAGIKDIHGAPVGDTLTHAKGADDIDMLPGFQKVKPQVYAGLFPVSSDDYEAFRDALEKLSLNDASLFYEPETSDALGFGFRCGFLGMLHMEIIQERLEREYDLDLITTAPTVVYEVEQSDGEIVMVDNPSRLPDVGSIEEMREPIAEVNILVPQEYLGNVITLCVEKRGIQKDMQYVGSQVSLRYELPMSEVVMDFFDRLKSVSRGFASLDYSFVRFEAAKLVRLDILINGDRVDALALIVHRDNAQQKGRAMAEKMKELIPRQMFDVAIQAAIGGQVVSRTTVKALRKNVTAKCYGGDVTRKKKLLEKQKAGKRRMKQLGRVEVPQEAFLAVLKVDQ
- a CDS encoding Do family serine endopeptidase; amino-acid sequence: MVKRCTQYLLVLCLLVSGAASARGLPELTELIEDNSPAVVKINTVDRNRTSRSSQPQLQQEIPDIFRHLFEPRQRQQRPVASMGSGFIISEDGYIVTNNHVVDGADQVTVTLTDRREYEAQVIGKDVRSDLALLKIDAEDLSSVRWGDSEELQVGEWVVAIGSPFGLDYSASAGIVSAMGRSIPNESRENYVPFIQTDVAINPGNSGGPLFNLDGEVVGINSQIYTRSGGSIGLSFAIPASLAQDVVAQLKEKGRVDRGWLGVGISNVDRNMAEAMGLGKPAGALIDQVSPGSPAAQAGIMPGDIILRFHGQKIGVFGDLPHVVGQIRPGTQAQVELIRNRKPERLSVTVGTLPGSEDEARQVAANPSSGVGGRLGVVVEEIPDILKQRWNVETGVLVKQVIPGKPGAKAGLRSGDIIAQLGFEEVGDISDYKTVVKDLPEDELLPIRFFRAGQSTFRTIKIES